CTTACTAACTCATGGTTAATTGAATGATTGTATGAATTCAATATCACGTTTTCATATCACGTCAGATGTtataatataaagaaacaaCATCTAATACAAGTACCTTTTTTTGCAATCACATCTTAAATATTATGGGCCTTTGTATTaattttgttgacagatttattttagGACAATCACCTATTCATCTCTTACAAGCACAGGTAGtaacaaaagaaatcaaataaGACATAAGTCACTTGTGTGTAACTTCAAGTGACTGAAGTTTAACATCCAATTACATGAATGATGATAACACATAAATCAAACAATGCACCAGCAATTTAGTGTCATTCCCAAAGTTGAAACAAAACCCCAAGACCACTACGTCTGAGACCGAGATCAAGACCATCAAAACATGGTCTTGATAACGCTCTTGAGACCAAGAACGGTCTGACTGCTACACTAGGTCCCAGGCTCTTTTATTTAAGACAGACCAAGCTATAATGCTTGAAATCAAATGTTTAACagcaattttatataaaaaatgatacATATCTTGTGGAGTTGCACTCCAAATGCACTTGCCTAAAAAACGGACTTAATGCAAAATTACTGAATGTAATATCAAAGCTGCAGTTCAGATGTTGTTCATTTGAGGTCGCCCTAGAGATAAaatgtgtgagagaaaaaagGCGTCATCGGTCTCCTAGCAGCGGTGTGTGAGAGCGAGACTCGGGGTTTCTAGAACGCCAGGTAAGTGTAACTTACACAAGTCTCCATGCTCTGAGCATAACACCATTTAAACGGATCATGCGTTCTGCGAGTGAAATCACTCTTTTCCCAGACGATATAGATCTTGAGCCAAGCCGGTGCAACACAGAAGAGCATAGAGGATCTTGTCCTATAAAAACAGTCTGGTTGAGCAGGTTAGCTAGTTTGCTAACTATAACGCCTTCATCTGCAAAACTAGATAACTCTCAAAGAACATTTTAACCGCGTGCTGTCTTCTGTGGTTTTTATTGAATGCGTTAGATGAAACAAACATCGGAGAGAAGCGTTTGGATTAGTTTAGCTTGTTCGTTCATGTGTAGCGTTAGCCCGTGTGCTAATGAGCTCAGCGGATTAAAGTGTGATTAGCCTATTACTTTTGTTTGGTCATGTGTTACCATGACAGTTTCTCTACTGtctttattgtgaataaaactATATTATATCCGAGAGACAACAAGTGGTGTTTAACCCAaataaacatcataaaaataccCCGATATTTAAATGATAACGCTTTAAGTACTACATGCGCAGCGAACTTTGATCAAATAACGTTACTAATCCCATTAGATCGTTGCTTCCTGCCTATCTGCTCACGGGTCAAGTTAATTCACGTAAATcggattatttaaaaaaaaaacaagacgaCAAGCAACTCGGTTTTCTTAACCAAAACACTGACAATGTATTACAAAAACCAGCTACATAGTTGATGAAATAAGAGACTCTGCCGTCATTCTTGTTGTGCCAAGTGTTTGTCAGCCTGTGTTTCAATGTATGACTAGTAATCTAATGGAGCTTGTGTTTAATGTGATCTTTCTCCAGAAACTCTCCAACCTACAAAACAAATGGGGCTTTTTGACAAGCTTACGGGTTGGCTGGGTCTCAAAAAGAAAGaagtaaatgtactgtgtttggGTCTGGACAACAGCGGGAAGACTACCATCATCAACCAGTTAAAGCCGTCCAATGTAGGCCACCCTCCTGTGTGCCTCATATGAAATAACTCTTGAGTTTTGTGTTGCGCTCACTGCTTCAGTACTTCTTTATCTTTTTGCAGGCTCAGGCTCAAGACATCGTCCCAACCATTGGTTTCAGCATAGAAAAGTTTAAGAGCTCTGGGTGGATATTTGAATGAGGTTTATATTAAGTGTGTAGCTAGTTAGACCATATTTAGACATTTAATAACACAACGACTTTCCTTTCTCTAAAGTCTCTCTTTCACAGTTTTCGACATGTCGGGGCAAGGCAGGTACAGAAATCTCTGGGAACACTATTACAAGTGAGTTTCTTCTGTTTATTCTTGCAAAACAGCAGTGTCTTATTGAACTAGGTGCCACCACGCACCTTCTTTATGGATTTCATGAGGactatgttgtttttatagGGATGGTCACGCCATCATATATGTGATTGACAGTGGAGATAAACTAAGAATGGTGGTGGCAAAAGATGAACTGGACACACTTTTGAATCATCCtggtatttctttttttttgactGTCTGTCTCTAACACCAACTATTATCATGAAGGCGAAAGACTATTTCTCAATGAATTAATCATTATATGAAAAGTAAAACTAATTCTAATGCTTATCTCATCTGTCTCAGACATTAAGCACAGGAGGATACCCATTCTGTTCTTTGCCAACAAGATGGACCTCAGAGATGCATTGTCTGCTGTAACAGTTTCCCAACTCTTGTGTCTAGAAAACATTAAGGACAAACCCTGGCATATCTggtaagaaaacaaaaactggCTAGCTGGAAGTATGTGGCATTTAGAAACAGCAGTTTGACAtgatatttaacttttttaatgatgtttttctAATTCCTGTGTATTGTTATTACCTTATTAATGGAGATAACATAGAATATTGAATTTAAAGGTATAGTCCACCCAGAaattaacattgtcatgaattactcaccctcaagttgtggttgaacacaaagaaagatatttgggagaatgttAACAACTGactttctggggcatcattgactaccatagtaggacaaacaattgtttttttgttgttgttctgttgaacacaaaacgagatatttcataaaaatgtgGGGCAGCTTTGACTGCAttacattttttcctactatggtagtcaatgatgcctcagaaatgtcagttgctaacattcttccaattatctttctttgtgttaaacaaaataaagaaatgtatacaggtttggaacaactaaatggtaattcatgacagaattttgatttttgggtgaactatccctttacgaTTCATTATGTGAACTCATATGAATTCATATGCATATTTCGCATATGAATTCACACCAAAAGCAAAGCATCACAGAAAAGTCTCTGTGGTTATCTTTCAGTGCCAGTGATGCAGTGAAAGGGGAAGGCCTTCAGGAGGGTGTAGAATGGCTACAGGGTAAATACACATTTCGTCATTTGTGTCCTTGATTTCTTTTTAATTGTTAGAGGTGTGCTCAAGTGGCACTTGAAAGGGGATCAGGTATAGAATTGTAATATGTAAATGCATTATCCTCTCTTGTGTTCCATTCATAGAACAAATTTCACAGTAAGTATTGAGTTCACAGATGTGTTTTGACTCTTAGATAATTGTACTGTTATGTCAGACTGTTAGAACATACATTTGGACTGTTTTCTTGCACTTGTATTTGTATAATTTTGTGCTCTTGGGGTGGATACAAAGGGAAATAATGTATTTCTCAGTTATGGCTAGGATACAACCCAAATTGATGCAGACCTATTTTCCATCCTGTTGTCTGTGGTGCTTGTGAAATATTGTAACAATCAGAGTTCACAGACATCTGTTGTCCATACttggtcattttcttttatttcataGTAACGCTGACAATTTAAAGACCTACCTTATTATATCCGACCTCCTCTTAGCCAAACCCTATATTCATAGTATAATTAGTTCAGTGCAATCAGTTCAGTTACGTTGTTGTTCTGTTTTTTGTAACACAtggtttcttgtttgttttctccCATTAACAGATCAAATCAGAGCGATGAAAACGTAAAACCAACCTGAAAAACAGAATCATCACAGCTGCAATGGAACTAGACCAAAGCAGGATTAAGAAATGTTTTGGATTGTATCTGTATGTTTTACGCtggacctgattttgccaagtggttgatgtcctcagggcaacatattttgtggacatcaaccacttggcaaaatcaggagaGCCATGTTTTACACCTGAACCTAGTGATGATCAGTTGGGATCATCTGAGCTCTGTGTTAAGACTTATATGACAATGCATTCAACTTTTGGTCGTTTTGCACCTTCCACGAGTTTTGCTTTAGTAAATATTACACAACtttaagattaatttaaattttataAACCATTGTtctaaaacacttttttgttgATATCTGTAAGACAGAGATCATAATTTAAACTTTACCACACATCTTGTTTGCTAATGCAAACTGTATAGTAATGCTTTTAAGAAACAGCAGATCTCCAATAGCAAATACACATAGTTTGATATTTAATATCTACTATAactatgtttgtttatgtagaATGAATAGAAAACTCTGAATTGTAAAACTAGTTAAAGCATTTTATTAGATGGCATATTAGTAGTGCCGTTTAGTCACTATGTTAGTATGATATacttttcatgcattttatgCTTGTTGCCTCTGAAccataatgaaaatgttttttgctttgttttttgctgAAAGTATGACACGTCTATTGATCACAAAAAAACAATCCTCTTTGTTTTGGACCTATTTATTTTGCATAAGCATTTTGTTTAAAAGCGTAATGTTACGGTTGCTGTATGGTTTGTTTTGTGAAGAGAgcatgtttttaattttctcaATGTTTTACAAGTAATTagcaaatgtgtttttcttgcCGTTTTTAAGAACTTTTAAGGGATCTTGTAATAGAATGTTTAAAGAATAAACAGACACCAAGGAGCTATTCTGTgtattaaattttatttttcattggttAACTTAACACGCAATCCCACCCGGAATCACattaacaaaaagaaaacaggatTAACTGCTTGTTTACGTGTTTATTTTTCTGTCCTTTCTCTTTAAATAATCAGTCTGGCCAGATCTCTGAATGTCAGATGAGAGACAGCTGCTAGATAGGCTTGTACCGTGGCTGTTATTACCCAGTTGTGGAAAATCAAATGTCCTTTTTCATTAGGACCAAAACATCAGCAGAGTCATCTCTATAAGATATTGAAGAATGAAGTATGGCAGAACCTCTTATAATCACAGGACATCTGTTGTTGATGGACTCACTGATACAGCTGCACCTTCATGTCCTCTCGGAGACTAAAATCTTTTGTGCTGCCAACGAAGAGGCTCCAGCTGGCGTTTCATCTGGTTTAATGACGCttgtaaaaataattattttgtagcaatacaaataataacatttaaggCTAAAAtgcactacaagacttttgctcagattttcagtctggacttgttgcagaaagtctgtgccagtctgcagatttgatcagtgtttctatctgaaactttcaaaaagtctgcaagtgtatgatgtctagtttaaaaaaaatctgttcagattttaaaagtcttgtagtgtattacAGCCATTATTAGTTAACTAACAATGTGGCGTGGGTTCCATTTATTGGTGGAAAGATATCCGGATAGCCGTCAACTAAGCATTTATCTGAGAGTAAAATAAcgaaaatactgtatatctaatATAATGAATTGTGAGCACAGCACCAACAATGTGTGCAGATGTCTAAAAAAGTGACAGCAGAAATAAAACATCGGAGACTACTCCGTCTCCGAGGCTCCTCGTGTCGTTAAGCCATGCGTAACAGACGTGACCTGGATTGCGGGGCCCTGTAGCCTGTAGTTAATTTTGTTTGGCACTTTGTCATATCTCGTTTAAATATGGGATAAAGATATTCTTTCCTGCTCAAAAGCATCTTTTCTATTGTGTCCAAGGAGCTCAgcgatttttaaaaaaatgtgtgttatgTCTGCTTCCACGAGGTGGCAGAAGCATCCTATTCTGTGGTTCAGCACTTTTGAAAGCCACAACAAGTAGTTGACTGTACATTTAATATCGCAGAAAAAATAACATCAGCATTAACTCGTACTTATTAGATTAtacaagtttatttattttcataaatcataCGAATTTGCATAACCTTGCAAATATTATTCTTGTTCGCATAAGCCTACATAttttgttgtgttaatataaatcaaaatttcgcattggtttatttttttattattaatgctCGCAATTATGTTAAATGCTCTGTTAATGTATCTAAGAAAAACTGGATGTTCATCCTTCATGCAGTGACACACTTCAAAGAACACGAAACAGATGTGGAAGCTCATTAGCTGAGCAAAAGCTCACACCATAGCTGTTCACATGCACCAATCCCTATGGGAGTCACTTAGAGAAAACTAAATGATTCCAGATatacttttaataaatacttttcAAGAAAAGTTGCCTATTCTGGCTAAAAAGTCTAATCACGCTTAACATCATTGaaataactgacaaaagtaCATTTCTCTTTTACTACATttgcatatatatttttctgaaaactgtttttatacgtatttaatataaacaactTTTTGGAATTGGGAACTTTCTGGGAGGATCCTGACCAAGCTTTTTCTAAACTACAAAGAACTTCAACAGCTGTAAGTCTGCACAGTCCCGTCTGCTTATAATTGGGACTCACTTGGCAAGCTGTCATGTTACCAGTTAAATTAGTCTTGTCTGAGTGAAGTAGGTAGACGAGTTGGACTTCTTTTCTAATAAATTGGCTCATTTTAAGAGTTGCATTCTCTTTTAAGAAACTACACAGATTTTAAGTACCCAAAAGAAAACATAACATTATTTCTATACAAATACGAATGTGTTGTTTATAGGAACACAAATGTCAAACTTGCAAGCGCAATTAAAGCCCCAAAATCTTAAGTGCTAGAGTTCCTTTCCTGTTACACAAATGTTCAGCTGAAATCTGTCTTGGCAAAACCTGTCTAGTCTCTGTAATAGAGTTTTCAACGCTCTTTGAGGTTCGCAGAAATCATCTCTGGCTttctaaataacattttcaagTCTATTTTTATGTATGCCTTATTCTTTACACATATAAATAAGCATCTTAGTTCAGTTGACTTTCCAGGTACATCACTTTATTACGTGCCTCTCCAATGCACCTAAATTAAATAAGCGCGTTTGGGTGGGGTCTAAGAAAAGACCCTTTTGACAGTAGTCTAGCTTGTTTGATTCTCAGCACCATGGACAACACCCGCACCTGCTGCTTCTCCGCTGCTGAGCGAAATTGATTTATCAGCGTTTCCATATAGGCTCATATGGACTGTGACTGTTATAAATTTCCCTCAAGTAAAACTCCAATTGAACCGGCATATTGGACTTCTCTTGATTTACAGCTGTTTTCCCCCGTCTCCCTATTTGCATTTGACTTGATAACCTCCAATGACGCGCGCTCGTTTGCACGATctgacatttttattcataaatagCCTCCATTCACATCTCTCTGACGTTCATCAAGCCTCTGACGAAACCTGCTCTTATAAGATTCACTGTAACTTTGGCTCACTCTGAAATGTGTTGTTCCGCTCCTCTCCTGAGGCTCTTTGTAGTGTTGGTGCCAGTTCTGCGTCCGGCTGATTTACCAAGGTAAGTCActtttcttattattttgaatgatcaagttgttgtttgtgttgtttacattagaCAACCACAATACGAAATATTAACTCTGTATTTATAGAGCGtgaaatgttaaacattttgaaaaatagcCCACTAGTTTAGTCTCTGGTGCAAAATGAAACTATGCATTATCTCTAGTGCATTAACTAGTGCATTAACTGTTtgaaacctgtttttttttcattgcgCACctctttatgtatttttctttaaattgtaGGTCTCAATGAATTTCGGATCCTTAGAGATACAACGACTTTAGCAGAGAGAAGATGCACATCCACGTGGAGGGGCTGGTGGCGATTGTCATCTTCTACCTGCTGATCCTTTTTGTGGGAATTTGGGCAGCATGGAAGAACAAGAATTCTGGCGTGGTGGAGGGAGTCGATCGCAGCGAGACCATTATGGTCGGCGGAAGGGATATTGGATTATTTGTTGGCGCGTTTACCATGACCGGTGAGTTTCATGGAGAACGAAAAAGATGTGTTCGtgatatgaaaaaaaacaggtttTAGCCCATAgtattagttttgtgtttttattggatGCAGCTtgtcaacataaaaaataaaaaaatacaaatgtctgTATTAGTAAAAGGTTACTCATGACGAGGTGTTCTTGACTAAAGTAGACGTGCAAAGTAAGATAGAGCTTAAGTACTTTTACATAGATGATTGTGCAAAGATTTGGAGTTAGAATGAATATTTTACTACTAATTATGAAAGTGAATTCGTTGCATTAAATTAGATCTCTTATATAATGAAATTGTTTTCTGATGACAGAGTAGTCATTTGGTTTATGTTGCGTGTCCCAATTTATTAGTTTatgctgtgttttatgttaaagggatacttcacccaaaaatgacaattctgtcaaaaTTTACTAACcttggagttgttccaaatctgtaggaattttgatgaacacggagaaagaaattaggaagaatgcttataaccaaacagatcttgccccacATTGACtccaatagtaggaaaaattgctttattgttttttttctgtctgttgaacacaaaagaagacattttgaagaatgtaggacagcaaacagtcctggggcatttttgactaccattgtattttttccaaccatggtagtcaatgggaggcaaaatctgtctggttataagcattcttccatatatctttttctgtgttcatcagaacatttatacagatttggaacaactcgaaggcgagtaaatgatgacagaattttcatttttgggtgaagtatccctttaatatagtGTATACTTTGTGAACATTCACACTCAATCGAAAGAACAATAATGTCAGCTGTTTTTCTTTAATTGTAGCAACTTGGGTCGGAGGTGGTTATATTAATGGCACAGCAGAGTATGTGTATCTTCCCGGGTACGGCTTGGCATGGGCTCAGGCTCCCTTTGGATACGCGCTCAGCCTCGTTTTGGGTGGGTTGCATATGAATATTACTTTAATAAAGGTGAAATAAATAACATGGTTATTGGCAAACTTAACATGAAATACTTGTACACTTTAAGAACTGagacatttatatatttcatttttcgTGAAGGTGGCCTTTTCTTTGCCAAACCCATGCGCTCCCGGGGTTATGTTACCATGCTTGACCCCTTCCAGCAACTGTACGGCAAAAGGATGGGAGGTCTGCTGTTCATCCCTGCGCTAATGGGGGAAATTTTCTGGTCAGCCGCCATCTTATCTGCCCTTGGTAAGAAAAACAAGGCGGAAAGTGATGCTGTCGATAGATAGAAATAACAATTCGATCATAGTGAAAATGTGAAACTTTTACTTGTCCTGTATGTATTTTCTATAATAAACCCTTTTTTATTAAACTTAATTAATTAAagaataaaacactttttggcTCTGTATCACAGGTGCTACACTGAGTGTAATCATTGACATCGACATCAAtatgtctgtgatcatttcggCTCTGATTGCCATTTTCTACACGCTGGTGGGAGGTCTCTACTCAGTGGCCTACACTGATGTTGTCCAGCTCTTCTGCATCTTTATAGGACTGGTAAGTGGGTTCAGAGACACAAGTTAAGTGATTGATTCAATGACGTAATTTCCCTCTTAATTCATACCTGCATGTCCTCCGCTGTTCTATGAACAGGGTGCCTGTCTGATCTCAAGTTTGACAGCAACAGCTAATCAGCCacacacaaatgaaataaacaagaGATAAGAAATTAGTTTTCTCCTTTTAAATTAATGAAGCATTTTTATTAACAGATGCATTGGTATATAAatggaaatgtattttaaatacaagttttaaacatttctgttaattatcaaataaaaaattacaattgacTAAAGAACAAAAGATAATACTAAAAACGAATGGAGTGGTTTGCTACACATTTGTTAAATAACAGTGAGTAAAAATGTTATAGATTGTTTACTACATGGTAATAAAGCAGAATGTGTTCTCTCTTCAGTGGTTGAGTGTTCCTTTTGCTCTCTCGAACCCTGCGGTGTCTGACATCGGAGTGACAGCAGTGAAGCAGCTCTATGCTAATCAGACTGCATGGCTTGGGAAGATAGAAAACACTGACAAATGGATGTGGGCTGACAACTTCTGTCTTCTGGTGAGTGGACAACTCCCTGTTGCATGATGGGATGGAGAGTCAGAAACGGATTTGGCAAAGAGAAGATTGTCCATTCCACAGGGCCAAACCTAATTTCTCACTTTATTGAACAATGCAATCATTCATAGGAAGTAAAGCTAAATATAAGAGAAGTTGGGTGTAAATAAGATGTATCCAGTGCCACAACCATGCCACTCTTATCGTGATGTTAGCATTTGATGTTTATATTAGTGATAAATCTAAATGCATGTGTTAAATGTCATTATCATGTCTGTGTATTCACATTGACGTTTCTGTTTCAAGATGTTGGGGGGGATTCCCTGGCAGGTGTATTTTCAGCGGGTTCTGTCTGCCTCTTCAGCTACCTATGCTCAGGTTCTCTCTTTCCTGGCTGCTTTCGGTTGCATCGTCATGGCTGTTCCCTCTGTTCTTATTGGAGCTATTGGGGCATCCACAGGTAAATTGACAGACTTTCGTtcatttaattatgtttttaatcaGATTTGGCTTGTTGATTTGGCATTGTAGGAAATTAAATGATTTCCTCTGGTcgataaaatgaatgtttacaaaataatagaTATTAATATCTAAGAAGATGCCATTGTTCTTTCACTATGAATGGGGAAAAACGCAACTAAAACTTCTCTTGGGGAAGAGCTCTGTACCAATTGTTGTGACGTTCTTGCCAACCTTTGCACAGTAGCTTGAGCAACctggaaaatgtgtttttaggcGTATTAATTATTGTACCATTAACATAGTACAATGAGTATCAGGTTTATTTGTTGGttgaaaatatgttgttttattgtaacCACAGGTAGAAACACAGATTTTAGAGACGTGTCTTTCGCCATACGCCTAGCGTGACTTCCCTCAAAGAGGGACGTTTAATAAACTTTAGTTTCTGGGAATACCCCAAAAGTTGTGtatgtgaatgtatttaaatatatgttgTAACATATGAATTCATGACTtcaatttatttctttttaaatctattttccaatatttcaatatttactttttatgaCCTCGATTCAAATGAGAGTCAAGTTCTGTTCAGCTCTAGTAGTAAAATGTGTTCTTTCGGCCTTCTCTGCTTCGGCTTCAACATTGAAACTTAAACCCGCTCATAATCTGCTCCTAAACATGAACTGCATTCATTATTTACCGCTCAGTCAAATCATAAATGTGCACCTGTGatagacattttttaaaatgtatcctAAAGCCTTTAAGCAGATTTTCCCATCGAGCACATGAATACAGACAGTAATTTTAATGATCTAATCACTGTGTCTTCTCTTCATTGGGGCAACTGTTTGATTCGCTATGGTGTGTTTTGGTAGCTGTTCCACAGGCTGTATCAGCCCCGGGTGGAAACCATGTTCCCTTCAGATCACTAAAGAAACGAGTAAATAACAACAGCTGGCCGCGCTCATACATTATTGACAGATTATCCGTTTAACGATGTGAACCCTGTAAATATTACATCTGAGGGAGGCACACAG
This sequence is a window from Triplophysa rosa linkage group LG4, Trosa_1v2, whole genome shotgun sequence. Protein-coding genes within it:
- the arl6 gene encoding ADP-ribosylation factor-like protein 6, which translates into the protein MGLFDKLTGWLGLKKKEVNVLCLGLDNSGKTTIINQLKPSNAQAQDIVPTIGFSIEKFKSSGLSFTVFDMSGQGRYRNLWEHYYKDGHAIIYVIDSGDKLRMVVAKDELDTLLNHPDIKHRRIPILFFANKMDLRDALSAVTVSQLLCLENIKDKPWHICASDAVKGEGLQEGVEWLQDQIRAMKT
- the slc5a7a gene encoding high affinity choline transporter 1 — its product is MHIHVEGLVAIVIFYLLILFVGIWAAWKNKNSGVVEGVDRSETIMVGGRDIGLFVGAFTMTATWVGGGYINGTAEYVYLPGYGLAWAQAPFGYALSLVLGGLFFAKPMRSRGYVTMLDPFQQLYGKRMGGLLFIPALMGEIFWSAAILSALGATLSVIIDIDINMSVIISALIAIFYTLVGGLYSVAYTDVVQLFCIFIGLWLSVPFALSNPAVSDIGVTAVKQLYANQTAWLGKIENTDKWMWADNFCLLMLGGIPWQVYFQRVLSASSATYAQVLSFLAAFGCIVMAVPSVLIGAIGASTDWNQTSYGPIPPMQKDQSDMILPIVLQHLCPSYISFFGLGAVSAAVMSSADSSILSASSMFARNIYQLAFRQTASDREIVWVMRITIFVFGALATAMALLTGTVYGLWYLSSDLVYVIIFPQLLSVLFIRGTNTYGSIAGYIFGLILRIGGGEPYLKLPPFIYYPGWTIEEKVHHVTHEVEYLVMQRFPFKTISMLASFLSNVAFSYLFKYLFESGTLSAKYDFLDAVVAKHSAEIMDKTTLVNRNIIGLNEMAPVKPRLSVTLAAAFTRKETLTEEDDSSPESPSHENE